In Populus nigra chromosome 1, ddPopNigr1.1, whole genome shotgun sequence, one genomic interval encodes:
- the LOC133668533 gene encoding uncharacterized protein LOC133668533 has protein sequence MNSSQFMDKQIMDLTSSSSTTQSLALSSSPKIINSSSKDFIDLMNHPPPPPPQDDSQSHINNNDLDDGIKREEIVASYDFQPIRPVFDPVAADSNSISSSASPLRNYDSLDSMEPAKVVMEKDRSVFDAASIISEIDRTMNKFSDNLLHALEGVSARLTQLESRTRHLENSVDDLKLSVGNNHESTQGNMRHLHNILREVQTGVQVLKDKQEMLESQLQLTKLQVSKADQQQLETQSTGQMDAAQQGASAPQSHQLPPLTFPQSVPSVSFPPSVPPPIPQQNMLPPAPLSNQFPQNQIPPVPQQDPYYSPPGQPQEPPNPQYQVPSSQQLQPSPAAPPNQPYHTPQPQYSQPPQPHQPQPPLARHPEETPFIPHQSYPPSLRPLSTQPPSGAPPQPYYGSPSNMYEPPTSRPSSGFSAGYGPPSGSTEPYPYGGSPSQYGSSPTMKQQQPVMSQSGGSGFAQLPTARILPQALPTASGIGSGPGSSGTGNRVPLDDVVDKVTSMGFPREHVEATVRKLTENGQSVDLNIVLDKLMNDGDVQPQRGWFGR, from the exons ATGAATTCTTCGCAGTTTATGGACAAACAAATAATGGATTTgacttcttcatcatcaacaacTCAATCGCTGGCCCTGAGTTCTTCTCCAAAAATAATCAATAGCAGCAGCAAAGACTTCATTGATCTAATGAATCatcctccacctcctcctccgCAAGATGATTCACAatctcatattaataataatgatctCGATGATGGAATTAAGAGGGAAGAGATCGTTGCTAGCTATGATTTCCAGCCTATTCGCCCTGTCTTCGATCCCGTCGCCGCTGATTCTAACTCTATCTCCTCATCCGCCTCTCCTCTCAGA AATTATGATTCTCTGGACTCAATGGAACCAGCGAAAGTCGTTATGGAAAAGGATCGGAGTGTTTTTGATGCTGCTTCGATTATATCTGAAATTGATAGAACAATGAACAAATTCTCTGATAATTTGCTGCATGCTTTAGAAGGTGTTAGTGCTCGACTAACACAGTTGGAGAGCAGAACCAGACACCTCGAGAATTCTGTAGATGATTTGAAACTGTCTGTTGGGAACAATCATGAGAGCACTCAAGGGAATATGAGACACCTCCACAACATTCTCAGGGAG GTGCAAACAGGTGTACAGGTTTTAAAGGACAAGCAGGAAATGCTGGAGTCTCAGCTGCAGCTCACTAAGTTGCAAGTGTCGAAGGCAGATCAGCAACAATTGGAAACTCAATCCACTGGGCAAATGGATGCAGCGCAGCAAGGAGCATCTGCTCCTCAATCTCACCAACTTCCTCCCCTCACTTTTCCTCAATCAGTCCCTTCTGTCTCTTTTCCTCCTTCTGTCCCTCCTCCTATTCCCCAGCAGAACATGTTACCTCCAGCTCCACTTTCAAATCAGTTTCCACAGAACCAGATTCCTCCCGTCCCTCAGCAAGACCCTTACTATTCTCCACCTGGTCAACCTCAAGAACCACCAAATCCCCAATATCAGGTACCATCATCCCAGCAGCTGCAGCCTTCTCCTGCAGCACCACCAAACCAACCATATCATACACCTCAACCACAGTATTCCCAGCCACCTCAGCCTCATCAACCTCAACCTCCACTTGCTCGCCATCCTGAAGAGACTCCTTTCATCCCCCATCAGAGCTACCCACCCAGCCTTCGCCCGCTATCTACTCAGCCACCTAGTGGGGCTCCTCCTCAGCCATATTATGGATCTCCTTCCAATATGTATGAACCACCAACTAGTAGACCCAGTTCAGGGTTTTCTGCTGGATACGGGCCACCTTCTGGGTCTACTGAACCATATCCTTATGGTGGATCACCTTCTCAGTATGGTAGCAGCCCCACAATGAAACAGCAGCAACCTGTCATGTCTCAGAGTGGTGGAAGTGGATTTGCCCAGCTTCCAACTGCTCGGATATTACCACAGGCATTGCCTACCGCTTCTGGGATTGGTAGTGGGCCAGGCTCTTCTGGAACTGGGAACAGGGTTCCCCTTGATGACGTGGTTGACAAAGTGACGAGCATGGGATTTCCAAGGGAACATGTCGAAGCTACAGTGCGAAAGCTGACAGAGAATGGCCAGTCAGTTGACCTGAATATAGTATTGGATAAGCTTATGAATGATGGAGATGTGCAGCCCCAGAGAGGATGGTTTGGCCGGTAG
- the LOC133681028 gene encoding glycosyltransferase BC10: protein MKQRKASHQKSVYNYNKWKKRKIFVMLSLLLLLGFCLVLTHNSTTTNTTTSRILTLASLRSHFIVQKPKIAFLFIARNRLPLDMLWDAFFKGQESRFSIFVHSRPGFLFNKANTRSEYFLNRQVNDSIQVDWGEASMIEAERILLRHALVDPLIERFVFLSDSCIPLYNFSYTYDYIMSTSTSFVDSFADTKEGRYNPKMAPLVPVYNWRKGSQWVVLTRKHAEVVVNDTTVFPMFQQHCKRRSLPEFWRDHPIPADTSMEHNCIPDEHYVQTLLAREGLEGEITRRSLTHSSWDLSSSKDPERRGWHPVTYKFSDATPTLIQSIKDIDNIYYETEYRREWCSSKGKPSRCFLFARKFTRPAAFRLLNMSVLGAFRKATNKS from the exons ATGAAGCAGAGAAAAGCGTCGCATCAGAAATCTGtttacaattataataaatggaagaagaggaagatatttgtgaTGCTATCATTGTTATTATTGCTAGGATTTTGCCTTGTTTTGACTCATAATTCTACTACTACAAATACAACAACAAGTAGAATCCTGACGCTCGCATCTTTGCGCTCTCATTTCATTGTTCAAAAGCCTAAAATTGCCTTTCTCTTTATAGCTCGAAATCGTCTACCTCTTGATATGCTTTGGGATGCTTTCTTTAAg GGTCAGGAATCTAGATTTTCCATTTTCGTTCACTCTAGGCCTGGGTTTCTGTTCAACAAGGCAAATACGAGATCTGAATATTTCTTAAATCGTCAAGTTAATGATAGTATACAG GTGGATTGGGGTGAAGCATCGATGATCGAGGCTGAGCGCATATTGCTTAGACATGCACTTGTGGATCCACTGATTGAAcgctttgtttttctttcagaCAG CTGCATACCTCTCTACAACTTCAGCTACACATACGACTATATTATGTCCACATCAACTAGTTTTGTAGACAG CTTTGCTGATACAAAAGAAGGTCGCTACAATCCGAAAATGGCTCCACTTGTTCCTGTTTATAACTGGAGGAAAGGATCTCAG TGGGTGGTTCTGACCAGAAAGCATGCAGAAGTTGTAGTGAATGACACTACTGTCTTTCCTATGTTTCAACAGCATTGCAAG CGAAGATCACTACCTGAGTTTTGGCGGGATCACCCCATT CCAGCTGATACATCCATGGAGCATAATTGCATTCCTGATGAACATTATGTCCAGACATTACTGGCT CGAGAGGGCCTTGAAGGAGAAATAACACGAAGATCACTGACACATAGTTCATGGGATCTTTCATCTTCTAAAGACCCTGAACGCCGTGGATGGCATCCTGTTACCTATAAGTTTTCTGATGCTACTCCCACGCTTATACAATCTATTAAG GATATTGACAATATTTATTATGAGACGGAGTACCGAAGAGAATGGTGCAGCAGCAAAGGGAAACCATCCAGATGTTTTCTTTTTGCTAGAAAATTCACTCGTCCAGCTGCTTTCCGCCTTCTTAATATG TCTGTGCTGGGAGCTTTCCGAAAAGCAACAAATAAGTCATGA
- the LOC133689239 gene encoding high affinity nitrate transporter 2.7 isoform X1: MEPQSLKPQSPFSLPVDSDNKATEFRPLQISSPHMRAFHLAWLSLFSCFFSTFSIPPLLPIIRDDLKLTETDIGNAGIASFVGSIFSRLAMGPACDLMGPRLASATLSLATAPIIMSASLVTSPTCFILIRFGVGFSLANFVASQFWMTSMFSPSVVGLANGVSAGWANMGAGVAQLVMPQIYYLLISLLDLPLSTAWRGSFLIPGLFQAVTAIMVLAYGQDLPSGSYKDFRKAIKTPEDNFSEMLYNGLTNYRGWILALTYGYCFGSELTTDNIIAHYFYDRFGVNLQVAGMIAASVGLANLFSRPMGGALSDKMGRSFGMRGRLWGLWLVQTAAGLLCVLLGRVNSLGGSIAVLCIFSVFVQAASGLTFGVVPFVSKRSLGVIAGMTGSGGTVGAVVTQMLLFSGSRFSMQTSISLMGLMMIICTLPVTFIYFPRWGGMFFGPSCNASSSSPEEDYHLLHSGSDKKESL; the protein is encoded by the exons ATGGAACCTCAATCCCTGAAACCACAGTCTCCCTTCTCTTTACCAGTGGATTCTGATAATAAAGCTACTGAATTCCGTCCACTCCAAATATCATCCCCCCACATGCGTGCCTTCCACCTCGCATGGCTCTCTCTGTTTTCTTGCTTCTTCTCCACCTTCTCCATCCCTCCACTTTTGCCCATCATCCGTGATGACCTCAAACTCACTGAAACTGATATTGGCAACGCTGGCATCGCCTCCTTTGTCGGTTCCATATTTTCACGCCTTGCCATGGGACCTGCCTGCGACCTGATGGGACCACGTCTTGCCTCCGCTACGCTCTCTCTCGCCACTGCTCCTATTATCATGTCTGCTTCTTTAGTCACATCTCCTACCTGTTTTATTCTCATTCGCTTCGGAGTAGGATTTTCATTAGCCAATTTCGTAGCCAGCCAGTTTTGGATGACCTCCATGTTCTCGCCAAGTGTTGTTGGGCTTGCCAATGGAGTCTCCGCTGGTTGGGCTAACATGGGAGCCGGCGTGGCACAGCTAGTCATGCCACAAATATACTATCTCCTTATCTCCCTGCTGGACCTACCTTTATCCACTGCTTGGCGTGGCTCATTTCTAATCCCTGGACTCTTTCAAGCTGTAACAGCTATAATGGTATTGGCTTATGGCCAAGACCTTCCATCAGGAAGCTACAAAGATTTCAGGAAGGCAATCAAAACGCCAGAAGATAACTTCTCAGAAATGCTTTATAACGGGTTAACAAATTACAGGGGATGGATTCTAGCTTTAACATACGGCTACTGCTTTGGTTCAGAATTGACAACTGATAATATTATTGCACACTACTTTTACGATAGGTTTGGAGTGAATCTTCAGGTTGCAGGAATGATCGCTGCGAGTGTTGGACTGGCGAACTTGTTCTCAAGGCCAATGGGTGGGGCGTTGTCAGATAAGATGGGGAGGAGTTTTGGGATGAGAGGAAGACTGTGGGGCCTGTGGTTGGTGCAGACAGCGGCTGGCTTGCTATGCGTGCTGCTTGGAAGAGTCAATTCGCTGGGGGGTTCCATAGCTGTCCTCTGTATTTTCTCTGTGTTTGTCCAAGCTGCTTCTGGGCTTACGTTCGGGGTTGTCCCTTTCGTTTCCAAAAG GTCGCTGGGAGTGATAGCCGGGATGACAGGAAGCGGGGGGACAGTAGGAGCAGTGGTGACGCAGATGTTACTGTTCTCGGGCTCCAGATTCTCAATGCAGACAAGCATTTCTCTGATGGGCCTCATGATGATCATCTGCACTCTCCCAGTCACCTTCATCTACTTCCCTCGATGGGGTGGCATGTTTTTCGGTCCTTCCTGCAACGCAAGCTCGTCTAGTCCTGAAGAAGATTACCATCTGCTTCACTCGGGATCCGATAAAAAAGAGAGTCTCTAA
- the LOC133689239 gene encoding high affinity nitrate transporter 2.7 isoform X2, protein MEPQSLKPQSPFSLPVDSDNKATEFRPLQISSPHMRAFHLAWLSLFSCFFSTFSIPPLLPIIRDDLKLTETDIGNAGIASFVGSIFSRLAMGPACDLMGPRLASATLSLATAPIIMSASLVTSPTCFILIRFGVGFSLANFVASQFWMTSMFSPSVVGLANGVSAGWANMGAGVAQLVMPQIYYLLISLLDLPLSTAWRGSFLIPGLFQAVTAIMVLAYGQDLPSGSYKDFRKAIKTPEDNFSEMLYNGLTNYRGWILALTYGYCFGSELTTDNIIAHYFYDRFGVNLQVAGMIAASVGLANLFSRPMGGALSDKMGRSFGMRGRLWGLWLVQTAAGLLCVLLGRVNSLGGSIAVLCIFSVFVQAASGLTFGVVPFVSKRESGES, encoded by the exons ATGGAACCTCAATCCCTGAAACCACAGTCTCCCTTCTCTTTACCAGTGGATTCTGATAATAAAGCTACTGAATTCCGTCCACTCCAAATATCATCCCCCCACATGCGTGCCTTCCACCTCGCATGGCTCTCTCTGTTTTCTTGCTTCTTCTCCACCTTCTCCATCCCTCCACTTTTGCCCATCATCCGTGATGACCTCAAACTCACTGAAACTGATATTGGCAACGCTGGCATCGCCTCCTTTGTCGGTTCCATATTTTCACGCCTTGCCATGGGACCTGCCTGCGACCTGATGGGACCACGTCTTGCCTCCGCTACGCTCTCTCTCGCCACTGCTCCTATTATCATGTCTGCTTCTTTAGTCACATCTCCTACCTGTTTTATTCTCATTCGCTTCGGAGTAGGATTTTCATTAGCCAATTTCGTAGCCAGCCAGTTTTGGATGACCTCCATGTTCTCGCCAAGTGTTGTTGGGCTTGCCAATGGAGTCTCCGCTGGTTGGGCTAACATGGGAGCCGGCGTGGCACAGCTAGTCATGCCACAAATATACTATCTCCTTATCTCCCTGCTGGACCTACCTTTATCCACTGCTTGGCGTGGCTCATTTCTAATCCCTGGACTCTTTCAAGCTGTAACAGCTATAATGGTATTGGCTTATGGCCAAGACCTTCCATCAGGAAGCTACAAAGATTTCAGGAAGGCAATCAAAACGCCAGAAGATAACTTCTCAGAAATGCTTTATAACGGGTTAACAAATTACAGGGGATGGATTCTAGCTTTAACATACGGCTACTGCTTTGGTTCAGAATTGACAACTGATAATATTATTGCACACTACTTTTACGATAGGTTTGGAGTGAATCTTCAGGTTGCAGGAATGATCGCTGCGAGTGTTGGACTGGCGAACTTGTTCTCAAGGCCAATGGGTGGGGCGTTGTCAGATAAGATGGGGAGGAGTTTTGGGATGAGAGGAAGACTGTGGGGCCTGTGGTTGGTGCAGACAGCGGCTGGCTTGCTATGCGTGCTGCTTGGAAGAGTCAATTCGCTGGGGGGTTCCATAGCTGTCCTCTGTATTTTCTCTGTGTTTGTCCAAGCTGCTTCTGGGCTTACGTTCGGGGTTGTCCCTTTCGTTTCCAAAAG GGAGAGCGGGGAATCTTAA